AGATTTAAAAAAGGCCCTTATTTAAAGGAATTAAATTCAGGTATTAAAATTATTGAATTGAATGCAAATAATCCTATTTTATTAATTTCGCGTTTAATTAAATCTTGTAACAGTAGTTGTATCGACACGTTACTCACAGTTTCTAGATACAATAATGTTATTGGCCTTGTGGCAAATAGATTTTTAAAAAAGAGAATCATAATTCGAGAAGCGAGCACTTTCAATGAGCTATTTACAGGTAATAGCATAAAATATAAAATTCTTTTTAAATTAATGAAGATCTATTATCCCTCTGCAAATATGATTATTGCGAATTCAAAGGATACAGCAAAAGATATAATATCACATATAAGTATTAATAAAGAAAAATTAGTTGTAATAAACAATCCAATAGTCAACGAAAAAATACTTAAATTGAGCAATGAAATAATTGGTGATGAGTTTTTTAGCGAATTGTCAAAACCGATTATTATTTCAATTGGGAGGCTCTTTCCGTCCAAAAACTATAGTTTTCTAATAAGAAGCTTTAAAAAGGTAGCAACTGAAGTCCCAAATATAAACCTTGTTATTTTGGGAGAAGGTCCTTTAAAGAAACAGTTAATCGACCTTTCAAAAGTACTGAGAATTGAAAAGAATGTTCATTTTTTTGGATTTGTAAACAATCCTTATAAATATTTAAAGCACTCGGATGTTTTTGTATTAAGTTCTACGTATGAGGGGTTTGGAAATGTAATTGTTGAAGCCCTTGCTGTTGGCATACCCGTAGTTTCTAGTGATTGCCCTGGCGGACCTAAGGAAATCTTAGATAATGGTAAATATGGGAAACTTATTCCGATTAATGATGAAGATGCAATGGCTGATGCTCTTATAAGCACGCTAAGAGCAAATATTGATAAGAAAATGCTAATTGAAAGGTCAAAGCTTTACTCAATCAAAAAAATTACAGATGAATATTGCGAGGTTATTTTTCAATAATGAGTCGTACATGAGGTTGATGGATACTCACAACACGATCTTCGATTCGATGTGACCGGGAATCATACATCTGTTGCTGTTGTTCATAGAATGTGTTAGGAGCACTAAGTTTTAGAAATGAATTTGACGGTCACACATTGGACAAGGATATTGAGCAGGTGGAGAAGTTGACAGAGAGAAAACCCCGAAATGGTATCTGCGACAGGGGCATCAAGTTTGAAAGTCCATAGTTCGCAATATAAAATTATCTTGTAAAATACTAATTTACTATAAACTTCAAATGAGCAAAAAAAGAAAAATATTGATAACTTCCCCATCAACAGATAATAAAGATAACGTAAGTGGTATTTCAAATTTAACTAGATTACTAATTGAAAACAATAATATAGTTGATTATAAACTATTTGTTGTTGGGAAAAAAGATAATGAAGACAGAGGTCTCAAATGGTTAATAAAAAAGCCATTGTTAATATCTTCTTTTGTACGTTGTTTATTATTGGATGATATTTCTTTGATTCATATAAATATACCACTTGAAAAGTATTCCTCAATTGTAAATTCAGTTCTTGCTTTTCTATGTTATTTTTTTAGGAAGCCTTATATCATGCATATTAGAGGAGGTAGATACAGTAAAAACTATAACATTCCTTTATTTCATAAATATCTTATTAAGAAGTCATTAATG
The Candidatus Margulisiibacteriota bacterium genome window above contains:
- a CDS encoding glycosyltransferase, encoding MEGGGAERVVLNLANEFFNREISFVLILRFKKGPYLKELNSGIKIIELNANNPILLISRLIKSCNSSCIDTLLTVSRYNNVIGLVANRFLKKRIIIREASTFNELFTGNSIKYKILFKLMKIYYPSANMIIANSKDTAKDIISHISINKEKLVVINNPIVNEKILKLSNEIIGDEFFSELSKPIIISIGRLFPSKNYSFLIRSFKKVATEVPNINLVILGEGPLKKQLIDLSKVLRIEKNVHFFGFVNNPYKYLKHSDVFVLSSTYEGFGNVIVEALAVGIPVVSSDCPGGPKEILDNGKYGKLIPINDEDAMADALISTLRANIDKKMLIERSKLYSIKKITDEYCEVIFQ